In bacterium YEK0313, one genomic interval encodes:
- the ompR_4 gene encoding Transcriptional regulatory protein OmpR codes for MNLSFPTGNAAQRTIPEPGSGTHVLVVDDDGQIRHLVAKFLRANGFKVSAARDGYEMREVMGHAPVELIILDVMLPGISGLELCREIRAQAQTPIIMLTAKGDETDRIVGLEIGADDYLTKPFNPRELLARINAVLRRAFGPRDGEPVVRARRYMFEGWVLDTLRRDLIDPQGVIIELTSGDYDLLLTLLEAPQRVLTREHLLDAARNRIATGFDRSIDVQISRLRKKIDDADSPHSMIKTVRGVGYMFSPSVRRE; via the coding sequence ATGAACCTCTCCTTTCCCACCGGCAACGCCGCCCAGCGCACCATCCCGGAACCGGGCAGCGGTACGCATGTCCTCGTCGTCGATGACGACGGTCAGATCCGCCATCTCGTCGCGAAGTTCCTGCGCGCCAACGGCTTCAAGGTCAGCGCCGCGCGTGACGGCTACGAGATGCGCGAGGTGATGGGACATGCGCCGGTCGAGCTGATCATTCTCGACGTCATGCTGCCCGGCATCAGCGGCCTCGAGCTCTGCCGGGAGATACGCGCCCAGGCGCAGACGCCGATCATCATGCTGACCGCCAAGGGCGACGAGACCGACCGGATCGTCGGCCTCGAGATCGGCGCCGACGACTACCTCACCAAGCCGTTCAATCCGCGCGAACTGCTGGCGCGGATCAATGCGGTGCTGCGCCGTGCCTTCGGGCCGCGCGACGGCGAGCCGGTCGTCAGGGCCCGGCGCTACATGTTCGAGGGCTGGGTCCTGGACACGCTGCGGCGCGATCTCATCGACCCGCAGGGCGTGATCATCGAACTGACCAGCGGCGACTACGACCTGCTGCTGACCCTTTTGGAGGCGCCGCAGCGCGTGCTCACCCGCGAGCATCTCCTGGATGCCGCGCGCAACCGGATCGCGACCGGCTTCGACCGGTCGATCGACGTGCAGATCAGCCGGCTGCGCAAGAAGATCGACGACGCGGACAGTCCGCATTCCATGATCAAGACGGTGCGCGGCGTCGGCTACATGTTCAGCCCGTCGGTGCGGCGGGAGTGA
- a CDS encoding periplasmic copper-binding protein has product MNRLKALVLAAAFAVAGQVTGASAQQVSGEVVKIEAERGRITLKHGPIPNLDMDGMTMVFRVADPAMLTQVRQGDRVRFEADRVNGQITVTRIQRAR; this is encoded by the coding sequence ATGAACAGGCTCAAGGCTCTCGTCCTCGCCGCAGCGTTTGCGGTTGCCGGTCAGGTGACGGGCGCGAGCGCCCAGCAGGTGAGCGGCGAGGTGGTCAAGATCGAGGCCGAGCGCGGCCGCATCACCCTGAAGCACGGTCCGATCCCGAATCTCGACATGGACGGCATGACCATGGTGTTCCGGGTCGCCGATCCCGCCATGCTGACCCAGGTCCGCCAGGGCGACCGCGTGCGCTTCGAGGCCGACCGCGTCAACGGCCAGATCACCGTGACGCGCATCCAGCGCGCCCGCTGA
- the petE gene encoding Plastocyanin precursor — MAYRSTLAALAGLIALGGIAVAHGPSSPAGEAGHRENASRTVEVRMLEADGRMLFEPAEITIRRGDTVRFVVSNAGMLDHEMVIDTPEGNQRHKAAMERNPDMEHADPNAVKVEPSKSGEIVWRFTNAGTFEYACLIPGHYQAGMHGRIIVR; from the coding sequence ATGGCCTATCGTTCAACTCTCGCGGCGCTTGCCGGGCTCATCGCGCTCGGCGGCATCGCCGTCGCCCACGGACCGTCGTCGCCGGCCGGCGAGGCGGGACATCGCGAAAATGCCAGCCGCACCGTCGAGGTCCGCATGCTGGAGGCCGACGGCCGCATGCTGTTCGAGCCGGCCGAAATCACCATCAGGCGCGGCGACACGGTGCGTTTCGTCGTCAGCAATGCCGGCATGCTGGACCACGAAATGGTCATCGACACGCCGGAGGGCAACCAGCGCCACAAGGCGGCGATGGAGCGCAATCCCGACATGGAGCATGCCGACCCGAACGCCGTCAAAGTCGAGCCGTCGAAGAGCGGCGAGATCGTCTGGCGTTTCACCAATGCCGGCACCTTCGAATATGCCTGCCTCATCCCGGGGCACTATCAGGCCGGCATGCACGGCCGGATCATCGTGCGCTGA
- the copA_3 gene encoding Copper resistance protein A precursor, producing MTVTRRGLVGGAGAGLALIGASQVSGRAQVASLPEAPTMNTPEAQPPLIPTSGPDYNPVVTLNGWTLPHRMNGDWKEFHLVAEPVVREIAPGMRAHLWGYNGQSPGPTIEAVEGDKVRIFVTNRLPESTAVHWHGQLLPSGMDGVGGLTQPHIPAGKTFVYEFQLQKSGTFMYHPHSDEMVQMGMGMMGFFVVHPRDPALHRVDRDYVFLLANFDIEPGTYVPKLSTMTEFNIWCMNSRTWPGITSLVAARNDRVRVRVGNLTMTNHPIHMHGYHFEVTCTDGGWVRPEARWPEVTVDVPVGSMRAYEFVAEYPGDWALHCHKAHHTMGPMSHSALTMIGVDQRQVSRTIRGLVPGFMPMGSTGMGEMGTMEMPLPANTLPMMTGDGPFGPVEMGGMFTVMKVREGLAAGDYKDPGWYQHPPGTVAYEWQGAPPPAAMIDPCPVTCQWLEWPRRSRRGHSNH from the coding sequence ATGACCGTGACACGACGTGGTCTGGTCGGCGGCGCCGGGGCGGGCCTTGCCCTGATCGGCGCATCGCAGGTCAGCGGCAGGGCGCAGGTGGCGAGCCTGCCGGAAGCGCCGACCATGAACACTCCCGAGGCGCAGCCGCCGCTCATTCCGACCAGCGGCCCGGACTACAATCCGGTGGTGACCCTCAACGGCTGGACCCTGCCGCACCGCATGAACGGCGACTGGAAGGAGTTCCATCTCGTCGCCGAGCCCGTGGTGCGCGAGATCGCGCCGGGCATGCGCGCGCATCTGTGGGGCTACAACGGCCAGAGCCCGGGGCCCACCATCGAGGCGGTGGAAGGCGACAAGGTGCGCATCTTCGTCACCAACCGCCTGCCGGAAAGCACGGCCGTGCACTGGCACGGCCAGCTCCTGCCCTCCGGAATGGACGGGGTCGGAGGACTGACGCAGCCGCACATTCCGGCCGGCAAGACCTTCGTCTACGAGTTCCAGCTGCAGAAGAGCGGCACCTTCATGTACCACCCGCATTCGGACGAGATGGTCCAGATGGGCATGGGCATGATGGGCTTCTTCGTGGTCCATCCGCGCGATCCGGCACTCCACCGCGTCGACCGCGACTATGTCTTCCTGCTGGCCAATTTCGACATCGAGCCCGGCACCTATGTGCCCAAGCTGTCGACCATGACGGAGTTCAACATCTGGTGCATGAACAGCCGCACCTGGCCGGGGATCACCTCGCTGGTGGCGGCCAGGAACGACCGGGTGCGGGTGCGCGTCGGCAACCTCACCATGACCAACCACCCGATCCACATGCACGGCTACCATTTCGAGGTGACCTGCACCGATGGCGGCTGGGTGCGGCCGGAGGCGCGCTGGCCGGAGGTGACGGTGGACGTGCCCGTCGGATCCATGCGGGCCTACGAATTCGTCGCCGAATATCCCGGCGACTGGGCGCTGCACTGCCACAAGGCACACCATACGATGGGGCCGATGAGCCACTCTGCCCTGACGATGATCGGCGTCGACCAGCGCCAGGTCTCGCGCACCATCCGCGGCCTGGTGCCGGGCTTCATGCCGATGGGCTCGACCGGCATGGGCGAGATGGGCACGATGGAAATGCCGCTGCCGGCCAACACCCTGCCGATGATGACCGGCGACGGTCCGTTCGGCCCGGTCGAAATGGGCGGCATGTTCACCGTCATGAAGGTGCGCGAAGGGCTCGCGGCCGGCGACTACAAGGATCCCGGCTGGTACCAGCACCCGCCCGGCACGGTCGCCTACGAATGGCAGGGCGCGCCGCCGCCGGCGGCCATGATCGATCCCTGTCCGGTGACGTGTCAGTGGTTGGAATGGCCGCGCCGGTCGCGGCGCGGCCATTCCAACCACTGA
- a CDS encoding Outer membrane efflux protein, whose amino-acid sequence MRAAIVTRGPADHRDPPAAAGPALRHVRPMRIGAIVVAAAALGGCVTYSADGGLGPTREIAARELRQEVGRIRAPADNERVRSRVRALLRAPLSVDRAVQIALLNNRGLQAAYNDLGVAEALFAQASLPPAPSFSLSRTVGSGSLDIERQVVASILGLATLPERRTIAALRFSQAQLRTANETLRLAAETRRAYYRAVATGQLVSFLVETNAAARSASELFKRLGETGATSRLSQAREHVFYADVAAQLARARLQLQADRERLIRLLGLWENVAALKLPGQLPALPARSRTRDSIEREALEKRLDLRVARIEVDTVARELRLTSWSRFLDVLSIGGSLGDSRSRASTEAAPTLNGQTGGAVPGRVVDFERSRVTGLSLEVQVPLDLGESQIRGARETYLRSVHKLTELSVNVRSEAREAYQRYRGGFDYSRHYQMQVLPLRQIIAEEGQLHYNGMIIDVFELLADARARVAANATAIEARRDFWIAHTDLQFVTIGGAPGAGSSEAVASAGAAAAD is encoded by the coding sequence ATGAGGGCGGCGATCGTGACAAGAGGTCCAGCCGACCATCGAGATCCGCCCGCGGCCGCGGGGCCGGCCCTGCGGCATGTCCGGCCGATGCGCATCGGCGCCATCGTCGTCGCCGCCGCGGCGCTCGGCGGCTGCGTAACCTACAGCGCCGACGGCGGGCTCGGCCCGACACGCGAGATCGCGGCGCGCGAGCTGCGTCAGGAGGTCGGGCGCATTCGCGCGCCGGCCGACAACGAGCGTGTGCGCAGCCGCGTCAGGGCGCTGCTCCGTGCGCCGCTCTCGGTGGACCGGGCGGTGCAGATCGCGCTTCTGAACAATCGCGGCCTGCAGGCGGCCTACAACGATCTCGGCGTCGCCGAGGCGCTGTTCGCCCAGGCGAGCCTGCCGCCGGCGCCGAGCTTTTCACTCAGCCGGACGGTCGGCTCCGGCTCGCTCGACATCGAGCGCCAGGTCGTCGCCAGCATCCTCGGGCTTGCCACCTTGCCGGAGCGGCGGACCATTGCCGCGCTGCGCTTCAGCCAGGCCCAGCTCCGCACCGCCAACGAGACATTGCGCCTCGCCGCGGAAACCCGGCGCGCCTATTACAGGGCCGTCGCGACCGGCCAGCTGGTCAGCTTCCTGGTCGAAACCAATGCCGCGGCGCGCAGCGCCTCGGAGCTGTTCAAGCGGCTCGGCGAGACCGGTGCGACCAGCCGGCTCAGCCAGGCGCGTGAGCATGTCTTCTACGCCGACGTCGCCGCCCAGCTCGCCCGCGCCCGCCTGCAATTGCAGGCCGACCGCGAGCGGCTGATCCGCCTCCTCGGCCTGTGGGAAAATGTCGCGGCGCTGAAGCTGCCGGGCCAGTTGCCGGCCCTGCCGGCCCGGTCGCGCACGCGTGACAGCATCGAGCGCGAAGCGCTGGAGAAGCGGCTCGACCTCAGGGTCGCGCGGATCGAGGTCGACACCGTCGCCCGCGAGCTCAGGCTGACGAGCTGGTCGCGTTTTCTCGATGTCCTCAGCATCGGCGGTTCGCTCGGGGATTCGCGTTCGCGGGCCTCCACCGAGGCGGCGCCGACGCTGAACGGGCAGACCGGCGGCGCGGTGCCGGGCCGTGTCGTGGATTTCGAGCGCAGCCGGGTCACCGGCCTGTCCCTGGAGGTGCAGGTCCCGCTGGATCTCGGCGAAAGCCAGATCCGCGGCGCGCGCGAGACCTATCTGCGCTCGGTCCACAAGCTGACCGAGCTGAGCGTCAATGTCCGCTCCGAGGCGCGCGAGGCCTATCAGCGCTATCGCGGCGGCTTCGACTATTCCCGCCACTACCAGATGCAGGTCCTGCCGCTGCGCCAGATCATCGCGGAGGAGGGCCAGCTCCACTACAACGGCATGATCATCGACGTGTTCGAGCTGCTTGCCGACGCCAGGGCGCGGGTCGCCGCCAATGCCACGGCGATCGAGGCGCGGCGCGATTTCTGGATCGCCCATACCGACCTGCAATTCGTGACGATCGGCGGCGCGCCGGGAGCCGGCTCTTCGGAAGCCGTCGCGAGCGCCGGCGCGGCTGCGGCCGATTGA
- the corA_2 gene encoding Magnesium transport protein CorA: protein MTIAPLSPVLPGAATTDGVVAAGAYVDGRRVANIAIEEAEGWRKRPGHVVWIGLHEPSLAVLTQVQRQFALHDLAIEDADHAHQRPKIEQYGDGLFIVARTAQLVDGDIAFGETHLFVGEGYLVSVRHGASTSYAPVRERCESCPRALARGEDYILYAILDFIVDNYSPVLEAIQEEVEAMEEHVLAHGMGRREIERLYRLRRDLLRLRNAIGPLVEVCRRLEHDSLPMVRTAMQPLFRDVTDHVRTVQERIDSLREVLAFAFEASLLVGQAQETAVSKKLASWLAIIAVPTAIAGLYGMNFKHMPELQWEYGYFTVLGVIVLACGTLFWRFRRAGWL, encoded by the coding sequence ATGACGATCGCGCCCCTTTCACCCGTCCTGCCTGGTGCTGCGACGACCGACGGCGTCGTCGCGGCCGGCGCCTATGTCGACGGCCGGCGCGTCGCCAATATCGCCATCGAAGAGGCGGAGGGATGGCGCAAGCGCCCGGGCCATGTGGTCTGGATCGGCCTGCACGAGCCGAGCCTTGCCGTGCTGACCCAGGTGCAGCGACAGTTCGCGCTGCACGACCTTGCCATCGAAGACGCCGATCACGCGCACCAGCGGCCGAAGATCGAGCAGTATGGCGACGGTCTCTTCATCGTCGCCCGCACGGCCCAGCTCGTCGACGGCGACATTGCCTTCGGCGAGACGCATCTGTTCGTCGGCGAGGGCTATCTCGTCTCGGTCCGCCACGGCGCATCGACCTCCTATGCGCCGGTGCGCGAGCGCTGCGAGAGCTGCCCGCGGGCCCTGGCGCGCGGCGAGGACTACATCCTCTATGCCATCCTCGATTTCATCGTCGACAACTACTCGCCGGTGCTGGAAGCCATCCAGGAGGAGGTCGAGGCCATGGAGGAGCACGTGCTGGCCCATGGCATGGGCCGGCGCGAGATCGAGCGGCTCTATCGGCTGCGGCGCGACCTCCTGCGCCTGCGCAACGCCATCGGGCCGCTGGTGGAGGTCTGCCGGCGGCTGGAGCATGACAGCCTGCCCATGGTGCGGACGGCCATGCAGCCGCTGTTCCGTGATGTCACCGACCACGTGCGCACCGTCCAGGAACGCATCGATTCCCTGCGCGAGGTGCTGGCCTTCGCTTTCGAGGCGAGCCTTCTGGTCGGGCAGGCGCAGGAAACCGCGGTCTCGAAGAAGCTCGCCTCCTGGCTTGCCATCATTGCCGTGCCGACCGCCATTGCCGGGCTCTACGGCATGAACTTCAAGCACATGCCCGAGCTGCAGTGGGAATACGGCTATTTCACCGTGCTCGGCGTCATCGTCCTGGCCTGCGGCACGCTGTTCTGGCGGTTCCGGCGGGCCGGCTGGCTGTGA